The sequence GTGTAGCCCTCGAACAGCAGTTCGTTCGCGGCGAAGATGTGCCCGCGGGTGGAGTGGCCGAGGCGGCGGCCCTGCTCGTCGAGGATCGCCAGCGCGGTGTTGCGCGGCGGGCGCCCGGCGGTGCGCGGGTCGAGCCGCAGGTCGCGCGGGGTCGCGATGGACACCCAGGACGCCTCGGTGGAGCCGTAGACGTTGTAGAGCCGGTCGCCGAACGCGTCCATGAACCGGGTGGCGAGGCCGCCGGGCAGCGCGGCGCCGCTCAGCGCCGCGATCCGCAGGGAGGACGTGTCGTACCGCTCGCGGACCTCGGGGGCCAGTTCCAGGACCCGCTGCAGCATGACCGGGACGGCGAACAGGGTGGCGTCGCGGTGGGAGGCGACGGCCCGCAGCGTCCGCTCCGGGTCGAACCGGCGGTGCAGGACGACCGGCGCCCGCAGCGCCCACGCCATCTGCAGCGCGGCGTAGCCCCAGGTGTGGAACAGCGGCGCTTCGACGATCATGGTCTGCCGGGCGCGCAGCGGGATCCGCGACGTCATCGAGGCCAGCGGCCACAGGCCGGGGCGGGGCGGGCGGCGGGCGCCCTTCGGGCGGCCGGTGGTGCCCGAGCTCAGCATGATCGTCCGGCTCTGGATCTGCGGGGGCGCGGCGGCGGCGCCCGGCGCCGATCGGATGAGCTCCTCGATGCTCGGCCCCGGGTCGGCGGGGACGGCGTCCGGGGCGGTGCGGGGCGGCGGCAGCGTCGCGGCGGGGACGGGGGCCGACAGCGGGGCGGCGGCGGGCGGGCGGTGATCGGCCCACACCACGGTCCGGCGCAGCGCGATCGGGACGTTCGCCAGCAGCGGGGCGAACTCGGCGTCCGCGACGAGCAGGGTGGGGCGCAGTTCGCCGAGCACGGCGCGGATCTGGCCCGTTCCGAAGCCCGTGTTGAGCAGCACGACCTCGGCGCCGCGCCGGGAGCACGCGACGAGCGTCAGGGCCATGCCGCGGTGGTTGCGGCACAGGACGCCGACGCGGGGGCGGGGGCCGTGCAGGGGCAGCCCGGCGGCGAGGCGGGCGGCGCGCTCGTCCAGCTCGGCGAACGTCAGCTCGCCCTCGTCGTCGATCAGGGCGGTGCGGGACGGGGAGCGGGCGGCGGCGGAGGCGACCA is a genomic window of Actinomadura citrea containing:
- a CDS encoding AMP-binding protein; this encodes MTHARPAYRPGMRRRIGHIRDLAALLLRTGLLFSGGPRRLVRQLGTLRRWGTTLAGLVASAAARSPSRTALIDDEGELTFAELDERAARLAAGLPLHGPRPRVGVLCRNHRGMALTLVACSRRGAEVVLLNTGFGTGQIRAVLGELRPTLLVADAEFAPLLANVPIALRRTVVWADHRPPAAAPLSAPVPAATLPPPRTAPDAVPADPGPSIEELIRSAPGAAAAPPQIQSRTIMLSSGTTGRPKGARRPPRPGLWPLASMTSRIPLRARQTMIVEAPLFHTWGYAALQMAWALRAPVVLHRRFDPERTLRAVASHRDATLFAVPVMLQRVLELAPEVRERYDTSSLRIAALSGAALPGGLATRFMDAFGDRLYNVYGSTEASWVSIATPRDLRLDPRTAGRPPRNTALAILDEQGRRLGHSTRGHIFAANELLFEGYTGGEPMEVRDGLLATGDLGHIDHRGLLFVDGRSDGLVVSGGENIVPGDVEDALLRMPGIREVAVTGVPDPEWGQRLAAYVVLRPGARLDADAVRAYVHAQVARYAVPRDVFFIPELPRNATGKVVHRWLTARPDRAEPEGRVPWPQPPPWPLGAQPTG